The following proteins come from a genomic window of Vidua chalybeata isolate OUT-0048 chromosome 2, bVidCha1 merged haplotype, whole genome shotgun sequence:
- the ATP5PF gene encoding ATP synthase-coupling factor 6, mitochondrial, whose product MILQQILRLSSFFHSAVSVHVRRNIGLSAIVFNKTKELDPVQKLFLDKIREYNTKSKQAGGPVDTGPEFQKDLNESLARLQRAYGEGDLTKFPEFKFEEPKFEETPK is encoded by the exons ATGATCCTGCAGCAGATCTTGCGgctctcctcctttttccacTCCGCTGTGTCCGTTCACGTGCGCAGGAACATTGGGCTCTCTGCGATTGTCTTCAACAAGACAAAAGAACTCGACCCGGTCCAGAAGCTCTTCTTGGACAAGATCAGAGAGTACAACACGAAGAGCAA GCAAGCTGGAGGGCCTGTTGATACAGGACCTGAATTTCAAAAAGATTTGAATGAATCCCTTGCAAGACTCCAACGGGCATACGGTGAGGGAGATCTCACCAAGTTTCCAGAATTTAAATTTGAGG AGCCCAAGTTTGAGGAGACTCCAAAGTGA
- the JAM2 gene encoding junctional adhesion molecule B isoform X2, with protein sequence MASRSLRLLLLVYVGFLSYPDVSGISIETDNKNVKAEEFKEAILSCKHKFSKGMSLRIEWKKIQPQGVSFVYYNSEFTGDLRGRAEMLNTGIRIRNVTRRDSGTYRCEISAKSEEGQRLGEATITLTVLVAPTTPVCEVPSSAMTGTVVQMSCKETEGSPPSEYQWYKNGVALLEKTGTGSARAANITYTMNKKSGTLLFNTVTKNDTGEYFCEASNGIGLSQKCSVKRMQVDDLNVSGIIVAVVLVALVMVLCGLGVFYAQKKGYFAKKLWMPHP encoded by the exons ATCCTGATGTGTCTGGAATCTCCATTGAAACAGataacaaaaatgtaaaagcagAGGAGTTTAAGG AGGCTATTCTTAGTTGCAAACACAAATTTTCAAAAGGGATGAGTTTAAGAATAGAGTGGAAGAAAATCCAACCTCAAGGAGTCTCATTTGTCTACTACAATAGTGAATTTACAG GTGATCTTCGAGGCCGAGCAGAGATGCTGAATACTGGAATCCGAATTAGGAATGTGACCAGAAGGGACTCTGGGACCTACCGCTGTGAAATCAGTGCCAAGAGTGAAGAGGGGCAACGCCTGGGAGAGGCTACTATTACTCTCACAGTATTGG TTGCTCCGACCACTCCAGTGTGTGAGGTACCCAGCTCCGCAATGACAGGAACGGTCGTGCAGATGAGTTGTAAGGAAACTGAGGGCTCCCCTCCGTCTGAATACCAGTGGTACAAGAATGGTGTTGCCTTGCTGGAGAAGACAGGAACAGGCAGTGCTAGAGCAGCAAACATAACTTACACCATGAATAAAAAGTCTGGCACTCTG CTGTTTAATACAGTTACAAAGAATGACACTGGAGAGTATTTCTGTGAAGCCTCTAATGGGATTGGATTATCTCAGAAATGCTCAGTGAAGCGAATGCAAGTTG ATGACCTTAATGTAAGCGGTATCATTGTGGCTGTAGTATTAGTGGCTCTGGTGATGGTGCTGTGTGGCCTTGGAGTATTCTACGCCCAAAAAAAGGGTTACTTTGCAA agaagctgtggatgccccatccctag
- the JAM2 gene encoding junctional adhesion molecule B isoform X1 has product MASRSLRLLLLVYVGFLSYPDVSGISIETDNKNVKAEEFKEAILSCKHKFSKGMSLRIEWKKIQPQGVSFVYYNSEFTGDLRGRAEMLNTGIRIRNVTRRDSGTYRCEISAKSEEGQRLGEATITLTVLVAPTTPVCEVPSSAMTGTVVQMSCKETEGSPPSEYQWYKNGVALLEKTGTGSARAANITYTMNKKSGTLLFNTVTKNDTGEYFCEASNGIGLSQKCSVKRMQVDDLNVSGIIVAVVLVALVMVLCGLGVFYAQKKGYFAKESSSQKKTNYQSTSEKDFKHTKSFVI; this is encoded by the exons ATCCTGATGTGTCTGGAATCTCCATTGAAACAGataacaaaaatgtaaaagcagAGGAGTTTAAGG AGGCTATTCTTAGTTGCAAACACAAATTTTCAAAAGGGATGAGTTTAAGAATAGAGTGGAAGAAAATCCAACCTCAAGGAGTCTCATTTGTCTACTACAATAGTGAATTTACAG GTGATCTTCGAGGCCGAGCAGAGATGCTGAATACTGGAATCCGAATTAGGAATGTGACCAGAAGGGACTCTGGGACCTACCGCTGTGAAATCAGTGCCAAGAGTGAAGAGGGGCAACGCCTGGGAGAGGCTACTATTACTCTCACAGTATTGG TTGCTCCGACCACTCCAGTGTGTGAGGTACCCAGCTCCGCAATGACAGGAACGGTCGTGCAGATGAGTTGTAAGGAAACTGAGGGCTCCCCTCCGTCTGAATACCAGTGGTACAAGAATGGTGTTGCCTTGCTGGAGAAGACAGGAACAGGCAGTGCTAGAGCAGCAAACATAACTTACACCATGAATAAAAAGTCTGGCACTCTG CTGTTTAATACAGTTACAAAGAATGACACTGGAGAGTATTTCTGTGAAGCCTCTAATGGGATTGGATTATCTCAGAAATGCTCAGTGAAGCGAATGCAAGTTG ATGACCTTAATGTAAGCGGTATCATTGTGGCTGTAGTATTAGTGGCTCTGGTGATGGTGCTGTGTGGCCTTGGAGTATTCTACGCCCAAAAAAAGGGTTACTTTGCAA aggaAAGTTCTTCCCA AAAGAAGACGAACTATCAATCTACAAGTGAAAAG GATTTCAAGCATACCAAGTCCTTTGTTATTTAG